Proteins from one Mycolicibacter virginiensis genomic window:
- the thiD gene encoding bifunctional hydroxymethylpyrimidine kinase/phosphomethylpyrimidine kinase, whose amino-acid sequence MGFLPLAPPGATPLRVLTVAGSDSGGGAGIQADMRTCALLGVHACVAVTAVTVQNTVGVKSFHEVPADTVAAQIAAVVPDIGIQAAKTGMLASAQIITAVAATWRELGLTIPLVVDPVSASMHGDALLASSALDALRDSLFPLATLVTPNLHEVRLLVGIDVVDAASQRAAARALHALGPQWALVKGGHLPSAEHSPDLLYDGKDFLEFPGPRVATGDDHGAGDTLAAASAAALAHGLSVPDAVAFAKRWVTECLRAAYPLGHGHGPVSPLFRLGPGAS is encoded by the coding sequence GTGGGTTTCCTGCCACTGGCCCCGCCGGGGGCGACGCCGCTGCGGGTACTCACCGTTGCCGGGTCGGACTCCGGCGGCGGCGCGGGCATTCAGGCCGACATGCGCACGTGTGCGCTGCTCGGGGTGCACGCCTGCGTCGCGGTTACCGCTGTGACGGTGCAGAACACCGTGGGAGTCAAAAGCTTTCATGAGGTTCCCGCCGACACCGTCGCCGCCCAGATCGCGGCGGTGGTGCCCGATATCGGGATCCAGGCCGCCAAGACCGGAATGCTGGCGTCGGCGCAGATCATCACCGCGGTGGCCGCAACATGGCGCGAACTCGGCCTGACGATCCCTTTGGTGGTCGATCCGGTGTCGGCGTCCATGCACGGCGACGCGCTGCTGGCGTCATCCGCGCTGGATGCACTGCGCGACAGCCTGTTTCCGCTTGCAACCCTGGTGACCCCGAACCTGCACGAAGTACGCCTGCTGGTCGGTATCGATGTGGTCGACGCCGCGTCCCAGCGTGCGGCCGCACGTGCGCTGCATGCGTTGGGTCCGCAGTGGGCACTGGTCAAGGGAGGGCATCTGCCCTCCGCGGAACACAGCCCGGACCTGCTCTACGACGGCAAGGATTTTCTGGAGTTCCCCGGGCCGCGGGTAGCCACCGGCGACGACCACGGCGCCGGAGACACGCTGGCGGCGGCCTCAGCGGCCGCGCTGGCCCACGGGTTGTCCGTTCCGGACGCGGTAGCGTTCGCCAAGCGCTGGGTGACCGAGTGCCTGCGTGCCGCCTACCCACTGGGCCACGGCCACGGCCCCGTCTCGCCATTGTTCCGGTTGGGACCCGGCGCCTCGTGA